From Paenibacillus sp. GP183, one genomic window encodes:
- a CDS encoding amidase family protein, translating into MSKIQQNYPFSIIDATFTELQQAMETGLLTSRKLVETYFKRIEANDRRGSNVQAMLALNPFALEQADELDEERKRQGPRGPLHGIPIVVKDNYNTNDMPTTGGTQVLAGFVPAADCRIVQNLRNAGAIIIGKTNLHELALIGLTNSTLGGQTKNPYDLTKTPGGSSGGTGVAVSANFAAAGTGTDTVNSNRSPASANNVVGIRPTKGLMNLEGILPVSFTQDQAGPIARTVEDTALMLEAMIDLDRDYSYSPGLNPHGLQGKRIGVLRSFFGNSPIHEEVNRITEAALRQMQELGAQMIDLTFVDIVTDQLILELDVQLFELKHELNRYLSDYQAPVRTIEELLEKGSYDPAIELILRTAAAIEDPLNDSEYQNRLRKIDELKTMVLEILDEHQLDAFVYPHQKRLVVDIGEAAQADRNGILAALTGCPAITFPGGFSGASSTAPMGIPVGIEFLGRPYDEAKIIQMAFAFEAAVNHRRIPPFIADSNI; encoded by the coding sequence ATGTCAAAAATCCAACAAAACTATCCTTTTTCCATCATAGATGCGACGTTTACCGAGCTTCAACAAGCTATGGAAACGGGATTGCTTACTTCCAGGAAACTGGTGGAGACCTATTTCAAACGTATCGAGGCCAACGACCGTCGAGGTTCGAATGTTCAAGCCATGCTTGCTTTGAATCCGTTTGCCTTAGAACAAGCTGATGAGCTTGACGAGGAAAGAAAACGGCAAGGTCCCAGAGGACCCCTGCATGGCATCCCGATTGTCGTAAAAGACAATTATAATACCAATGACATGCCGACTACAGGGGGGACACAAGTACTTGCCGGTTTTGTTCCTGCTGCCGACTGCCGCATCGTGCAAAATCTTCGCAATGCTGGAGCTATTATTATAGGAAAGACGAATCTGCACGAACTGGCATTAATTGGATTGACAAACAGCACACTTGGCGGACAAACGAAAAATCCGTATGATCTAACAAAAACTCCAGGCGGTTCCAGTGGAGGGACGGGTGTTGCTGTTAGTGCAAACTTCGCCGCGGCCGGTACTGGAACAGATACAGTGAATTCCAATCGTTCCCCTGCATCGGCAAACAATGTGGTAGGTATTCGTCCGACAAAAGGATTGATGAATCTCGAAGGTATTCTACCCGTCTCTTTTACCCAGGATCAAGCAGGTCCGATTGCAAGAACCGTAGAAGATACGGCGTTAATGCTGGAGGCAATGATTGATCTTGATCGTGATTATTCATACAGCCCAGGCCTTAATCCTCATGGACTTCAGGGGAAGAGAATCGGCGTATTGCGCAGTTTCTTTGGCAACTCACCCATACATGAAGAAGTAAACCGCATAACGGAAGCAGCTTTGCGTCAAATGCAAGAATTAGGTGCACAGATGATCGATTTAACATTCGTTGATATCGTGACGGATCAATTGATCTTAGAGCTTGATGTGCAACTATTTGAGCTTAAGCATGAGTTAAATCGTTATTTGTCCGACTATCAAGCTCCTGTTCGGACGATTGAAGAGCTTCTTGAAAAGGGGAGTTATGATCCGGCTATCGAGCTGATTCTGAGAACGGCTGCAGCTATTGAAGATCCTCTTAACGATTCTGAATATCAGAACCGTTTGAGAAAGATTGACGAGTTAAAGACAATGGTATTGGAGATTTTGGATGAGCATCAATTAGACGCCTTCGTATATCCGCATCAGAAGAGATTGGTTGTAGATATAGGAGAAGCTGCTCAAGCAGATAGAAATGGTATTTTGGCTGCTTTAACTGGTTGTCCCGCAATCACGTTCCCGGGGGGCTTCTCCGGCGCTTCAAGTACGGCTCCTATGGGTATTCCGGTAGGTATCGAATTTTTAGGACGGCCGTATGATGAGGCAAAGATCATACAAATGGCCTTTGCATTTGAGGCGGCAGTAAATCATAGACGGATTCCTCCATTTATAGCTGACTCAAACATTTAA